A single window of Scylla paramamosain isolate STU-SP2022 chromosome 41, ASM3559412v1, whole genome shotgun sequence DNA harbors:
- the LOC135093114 gene encoding uncharacterized protein LOC135093114, whose translation MYRMARWAGLTGVVMVVMVMMVNGDDVEAEQAEADTTNMKATGRTLYEWGQELLDWMGFGDDYDYDYDYDYDYQLYYPSGSAQIGYGLPSVGYAGPSGSSGSGHGHYSSYSSYSPYPVVPHPHQFYNARKDDYEDSSWSIGDMVMGTAALAVPFVLLASAMPTSLLTVAVRRRSFGDDSALEMQVDPSELPLLNTILEARDFTALLSPSANVSCSVRSPRSVRMRKRPSCSVPSTMWLCSPQTALPAELV comes from the exons ATGTACA GAATGGCGCGGTGGGCAGGTCTGACtggcgtggtgatggtggtgatggtgatgatggtgaatggTGATGACGTGGAGGCAGAACAAGCGGAAGCAGACACCACCAATATGAAAgcgacag GTCGTACACTTTACGAATGGGGTCAAGAACTCCTAGACTGGATGGGTTTTGGTGATGACTATGACTATGACTATGACTACGACTACGACTATCAGCTCTACTATCCGTCCGGCTCGGCACAGATTGGGTACGGATTGCCCTCTGTGGGGTACGCGGGCCCGTcaggtagcagtggtagtggtcaCGGTCACTACTCGTCCTACAGCAGCTACTCTCCCTATCCAGTCGTGCCTCACCCTCACCAGTTCTACAACGCGAGGAAGGatga ttatgAGGACTCTTCTTGGTCCATTGGTGACATGGTAATGGGGACGGCTGCTCTGGCTGTGCCCTTTGTCCTTCTGGCCTCTGCTATGCCCACTAGCTTGCTTACTGTGGCTGTcaggag GCGCAGTTTTGGTGACGACTCAGCACTGGAGATGCAGGTGGACCCATCAGAGCTGCCCCTGTTGAACACCATCTTGGAGGCCAGGGACTTCACAGCACTGCTCTCCCCCAGTGCCAACGTAAGCTGTTCTGTGAGATCACCAAGATCGGTGAGAATGAGGAAGCGTCCTTCATGCAGCGTGCCTTCTACTATGTGGCTATGCT CACCCCAGACCGCTTTGCCCGCCGAGTTGGTCTAG
- the LOC135092980 gene encoding collagen, type I, alpha 1b-like yields MSLQGLPLRPYWPQGLPQGPPGVPGTTRGWLGMQGCWTPPGAPKSTWTAPGEGVEYPSAPRDGSFSPSKAARSYQDLARPSGEYQNISRATRAYQDTATTPRGAKDLEGIPRAASRDYSKNVPRPRSIRTHQAAFRDAPLPGSTKTGPAPPPPGATRTTTGAPGTPPGAAPGSTLSLLAADYQDLARGTTRDCQDSTRSSRTYQDSTRATRSYQDGPHLTRDHQGSGRVTKGYQSMPRSTREYQDTRTTRPPGAQGQTPYKP; encoded by the exons ATGAGCCTCCAGGGACTACCACTACGACCATACTGGCCCCAGGGACTACCACAAGGCCCTCCCGGGGTGCCAGGGACTACCAGGGGGTGGCTAGGGATGCAAGGGTGCTGGACTCCCCCCGGGGCACCAAAGAGTACCTGGACAGCACCAGGGGAAGGGGTGGAGTACCCTTCGGCTCCCAGGGACGGCAGTTTTAGCCCCTCCAAGGCTGCCCGCAGCTACCAGGACCTGGCCCGCCCCTCGGGGGAGTACCAGAACATTTCCCGTGCTACCAGGGCTTACCAGGACACTGCCACAACCCCCCGGGGTGCCAAGGATCTGGAGGGCATTCCCAGGGCTGCCTCTAGGGACTACAGCAAGAACGTGCCACGGCCCCGGTCCATCCGCACCCACCAGGCAGCCTTCAGGGACGCTCCTCTGCCAGGGAGTACCAAGACCGGccccgctcctcctccaccagggGCTACCAGGACAACCACCGGGGCACCAGGGACTCCTCCCGGGGCAGCACCAGGGAGTACCCTGAGTCTACTCGCAGC GGACTACCAGGATCTGGCCCGGGGCACCACCAGAGACTGCCAGGACTCCACCAGAAGTAGCAGGACCTACCAGGACAGCACCAGGGCCACTAGGAGTTACCAGGATGGCCCCCACCTCACCAGGGACCACCAGGGGTCAGGCAGGGTCACCAAGGGCTACCAGAGCATGCCCAGATCCACCAGAGAATACCAGGACACTA GGACTACCAGGCCACCAGGAGCTCAAGGTCAGACTCCCTACAAGCcctga